The genomic stretch GTTCTAGTTAGTATCATTTGGGTAACGATGTGAGTAATAACATAGTTCTAGTTAGTATCATTTAGGTAACGATGTGAGTAATAACATAGTTCTAGTTAGTATCATTTGGGTAACGATGTGAGTAATAACATAGTTCTAGTTAGTATCATTTAGGTAACGATGTGAGTAATAACATAGTTCTAGTTAGTATCATTTGGGTAACGATGTGAGTAATAACATAGTTCTAGTTAGTATCATTTGGGTAACGATGTGAGTAATAACATAGTTCTAGTTAGTATCATTTGGGTAACGATGTGAGTAATAACATAGTTCTAGTTAGTATCATTTGGGTAACGATGTGAGTAATAACATAGTTCTAGTTAGTATCATTTGGGTAACGATGTGAGTAATAACATAGTTCTAGTTAGTATCATTTGGGTAACGATGTGAGTAATAACATAGTTCTAGTTAGCATCTATGCAGTAAGGGGCAAACAGGAGGCCTGGTGAGAGAGAAACCACAACATCTCTGAAACCGTACCTGATACTTCATTGCATAACTTGTCGACCACATGGTCGGTCTCTTTGGCAAAGAGAGAGATGATATCATCTTCAAACTCCTCCACAATGCTTTCACACTGTAACAGTAGAGAGGGGATAGGTTACCACTCGACAGACAGCAAAAACAGGTCTTCCGCACATGAGAGGTTCACAAGCATGTAGTTGGGCACGGCCGTGAGGCAGACTGCCATTTTTCCTCTCGCCATGCCGTTCAGCCATCTTGGATGACTCATGTAATCTAGATAGGCAACACGATTGTTGGcgattccacacacacacactcacagacagacaTCTTTGCACATCATACAATTTCTTACTTGTGGTGCCTAACTTGATCTTAAATATGCGCAAATTACATGTAAGACCACAATATAATTCTAAATTAACAAAGGAAAATATGTTATTGCCTGCATTTTGGGTTAACATACAGTACACCCCTGGCACCAAAATGACAAACTTCAACATTGAATGTTACACTGTATAACTGTATAAAATACAATAATAATGAAAAATACAAATGCAAGATTTAATCCACATATTTCCAGAGTTCTTGTTATAATTTAAATTAATGGCTTTCTATATTACAGACTACGGTGCATGAAATAGATCTTAACTAAAAAGGTGATAAGTAAAGTGGAAAAACAATATCAATGTACGTTTTAATGTTACGGGCACAATTATCAAGAATGTAACTGGATTTTCAGATAATATCAAGCTGTGATATCAAAGGCCAAGGTATAACATTGACTTCTGTGCTTTAAATTACATCAAAGTTTCATCCTGGTTAACAAAACATAATAAGCAGTTTCCCTCTGCTACCAATATCTCTATTCACTTTTGAAAGACTTAgttaatacttttttttaaagactTGGACATGCAGAACATAGGAAAAAATTTAGCTACTTCACCTGCACTTTGAAGTATGTACAGCATGATGTACAGCATGAgtgaaaataaatgaataaatatgtGAGTAAATTAATAAATTATTGCCACACTTACCACAAATTTTAGGGCATTGGATCCCTCTGGGCCATCAAACTTAAAATTTTTAAAATCAGGAAAATCCCCAGCATCAGAACTTCTTGGAGCAAATCTTTTGTATTGCTTTTTCTTGGTGTCTGGGTCCACATGAAGAGCATAGTCACTCATGCTACCACAAACTCCATCCAGAAGCTCACTCAAGTTGGTCTCAGATCTAGCAAGAGGGACCTGGTGGataaaaacatacaaataaaatataatcacATTATTTAAAAATTCCAGTTCTATGAAGTTGCTTGGGATCCGACCGGGTCATGTTGGTGACCCCTAACTTCCATTCCCATCACACAAACAACCCCTACTTCCCCTATGCTGAAACTATGACATTTAACCTGTAGAAGTATACCCCTTCCCCTTGGAAACAGGACAACACATGCAATGGTGTCTAGACAGGTCAAGGTGCACTATGCTCCCGCCCCCGTGGCCTCcccggaaggagagaggggaaagggtgACGGGGGGCAGTGAAAGGGCCGGGGAGGGGGGCTGAGTTAAGGAGCAGGGGGAGGCCTAAACAGCAGCCAAGTGCAGGGTAAACAGTTCAGTCTCATCCTTTGGTCCCTTTTGGCGGTtcatctcctccaccctccaATGATCAAAGCAGGAAGTTTTCCTTGTCAATCCCGGTCAAAAGGTGCTGGGCGAGGGGAAGGGGGGCATATTGCAGATGAACTGGATTTTGTGCAATGTAGATATATCCCTGACCCTATTGTCCCCTTTCAGCCTCAGTATGGACCCTTCCGGACCCACTGATTACATTATAGAAGCATTTTCCCCctcctctttttttatttttttatatctgACTCTTAGTGACACAAAGGGGCTTCCGTGGCTCACTGCCATCTGCTCACAAATAAGATAAAAAGGTCTCAGGGAACTGCCTGAACCTTGCTACACATTTCTCTCCTTTTTCAATGTACAGAGAGATAAGTAGTTAACATTGAGGATGGTCTATCAAAAAAAATGTATGGTTTGACTACTTCGTCATTAATGTTTAACTGTTAACTAATAAGTCACTTCAAAACAAAAATGGGAATATCAAGTGTGCACTGCATTCAACC from Coregonus clupeaformis isolate EN_2021a chromosome 21, ASM2061545v1, whole genome shotgun sequence encodes the following:
- the cnpy1 gene encoding protein canopy-1, translating into MAPWIIQIALVAMSILIETTEGNKDKVLYCSACRAIVDELNYSISQIDPKKTIHVGGFRLNPDGSLTDKKVPLARSETNLSELLDGVCGSMSDYALHVDPDTKKKQYKRFAPRSSDAGDFPDFKNFKFDGPEGSNALKFVCESIVEEFEDDIISLFAKETDHVVDKLCNEVSDHCKGTKFQSDEL